The following proteins are encoded in a genomic region of Dyadobacter sp. UC 10:
- a CDS encoding PorP/SprF family type IX secretion system membrane protein has translation MNTHYNLKRFLLPALFTTICWQSAFAQREVLYEQYVQNPMAINPGFTGVREDFNMTAVFRRKWFNIRNSPSSQTFAADGTVANGKFGIGFQALNDQTSYFTTTGFSASFAYHLGISDEWKLGLGAQGGINVLPVADQSGYIGNNRALGTFGIGAWLRSEQLYIGVSKPELLAQNLGNQPAVSVYRRPLYIMAGGSYDVGDEILMLPHVLFVQEKERKLRFDLGTRFWFSEKVGIGASYRMGGGYTGLSSKVDYLQLSAEVQVGRNVRLGYFYSTRTAEQIYASYTGPKGIHELMLKFVPNPKGFQKY, from the coding sequence ATGAACACACATTACAATTTGAAACGATTTTTGCTTCCGGCCCTTTTTACAACAATATGCTGGCAATCAGCATTTGCGCAGAGAGAGGTGCTCTATGAACAGTATGTGCAGAATCCGATGGCTATTAATCCCGGATTTACCGGTGTTCGCGAGGATTTCAATATGACAGCCGTGTTCAGGAGAAAGTGGTTTAACATCCGCAACTCGCCTTCCAGCCAGACCTTTGCTGCCGACGGGACGGTCGCAAATGGAAAGTTTGGCATTGGTTTTCAGGCGCTAAATGATCAGACCAGCTATTTTACGACAACCGGCTTTTCTGCTTCGTTTGCTTACCACCTGGGTATTTCCGACGAATGGAAGCTCGGTCTCGGCGCACAGGGTGGTATTAATGTGCTGCCGGTCGCGGATCAGTCGGGGTATATAGGCAACAACCGGGCTTTGGGCACGTTTGGGATCGGCGCCTGGCTACGGTCTGAACAATTATATATCGGAGTTTCCAAACCCGAATTACTCGCTCAGAACCTGGGTAATCAGCCGGCGGTGAGTGTTTACCGGCGACCTTTATACATTATGGCCGGAGGTAGCTACGATGTGGGCGATGAGATACTGATGTTACCGCACGTTTTGTTTGTCCAGGAAAAAGAGAGGAAGCTGAGATTCGACCTTGGTACGCGTTTTTGGTTTAGTGAAAAAGTGGGTATCGGCGCATCGTACAGGATGGGAGGGGGATACACAGGACTCTCCTCCAAAGTGGATTATCTGCAATTATCTGCCGAAGTTCAGGTGGGGAGAAATGTGCGGCTCGGGTATTTTTACAGCACGCGCACCGCGGAGCAGATTTACGCTTCGTACACAGGTCCGAAAGGGATTCACGAGCTTATGCTGAAATTTGTCCCAAACCCGAAAGGATTCCAGAAATATTAG
- a CDS encoding LutC/YkgG family protein, giving the protein MNTREEMLHKIRLNKPESRSLPDNIRFDSDFENTETKFIETLTAIYTEVVVVKNWEELAVKASELYEGVVNKATTIPELNSWADFSLNVSDPHELEMIEIAILKAEFGVAENGAVWISDQNLPHRVLPFITQNLALAIPRSAVVNNMHDAYEQLTDTTGWGCFIAGPSKTADIEQSLVVGAHGARSMVIFLVEEV; this is encoded by the coding sequence ATGAATACAAGAGAAGAAATGCTGCATAAAATCAGGCTCAACAAGCCCGAGAGCAGGTCGCTGCCAGACAATATCCGGTTTGACAGCGATTTTGAAAATACGGAAACCAAGTTCATCGAAACGCTAACGGCGATCTACACGGAAGTTGTAGTGGTGAAAAACTGGGAAGAGCTGGCAGTCAAGGCGAGTGAATTATACGAAGGCGTGGTTAATAAAGCGACAACCATTCCCGAGCTTAATAGCTGGGCTGATTTCAGTTTAAATGTAAGTGATCCGCACGAACTGGAAATGATCGAAATTGCGATCCTTAAAGCGGAATTTGGAGTTGCCGAAAATGGGGCAGTGTGGATTTCAGATCAAAATCTTCCACATCGGGTATTGCCTTTTATTACACAGAACCTGGCCCTGGCAATCCCGCGAAGTGCAGTTGTGAACAATATGCATGACGCCTATGAGCAGCTTACTGATACTACCGGCTGGGGTTGTTTTATTGCGGGTCCCTCGAAAACTGCTGATATCGAGCAGTCCCTGGTAGTAGGTGCGCATGGTGCGCGGAGTATGGTGATTTTTTTGGTAGAAGAAGTGTAA
- the cmk gene encoding (d)CMP kinase, with translation MPKIIVAIDGYSSCGKSTTAKQVAKQLNYPYIDTGAMYRAVTLYFIQNHISLTNPKEVEQALNNTQISFRRHAELGRNDTYLNGVNVEDEIRKMYVSEKVSDVSAIAEVRHALVAQQQRMGKTKGIVMDGRDIGTVVFPQAELKIFMTADPLIRAQRRQAELLEKGELVGLEEIAENLRMRDHIDTHRTESPLRQAEDAIYIDNSLMTLDEQVELVVRLADEQIGLSLRRRNAGKI, from the coding sequence ATGCCGAAAATCATTGTTGCAATCGATGGCTATTCCAGTTGTGGCAAGAGCACAACTGCGAAACAGGTTGCAAAGCAGCTCAACTATCCCTATATCGATACAGGTGCCATGTACCGGGCTGTAACGTTGTATTTTATTCAAAATCACATTAGTCTTACAAATCCAAAAGAGGTTGAGCAGGCTCTGAACAACACTCAGATTTCGTTCAGGCGGCACGCGGAGCTGGGCCGGAACGATACTTATCTGAACGGGGTCAATGTGGAAGATGAAATTCGGAAAATGTATGTTTCTGAAAAAGTTAGCGATGTGAGTGCTATTGCGGAAGTCAGGCATGCCCTGGTCGCGCAGCAGCAGCGGATGGGCAAGACGAAAGGAATTGTCATGGACGGGCGCGATATTGGTACAGTCGTTTTTCCACAGGCGGAATTAAAGATATTTATGACAGCGGATCCGCTGATCCGGGCGCAGCGCAGGCAGGCAGAACTGCTGGAAAAGGGTGAACTCGTAGGGCTTGAAGAAATCGCCGAGAATCTCAGAATGCGTGACCATATTGATACCCACCGTACAGAAAGTCCGCTCAGGCAGGCGGAAGATGCTATTTATATTGACAATTCATTGATGACGCTGGATGAGCAGGTGGAACTGGTAGTTCGCCTCGCCGACGAGCAGATCGGGCTTTCGCTGCGCCGCCGCAATGCCGGCAAGATCTAA
- the odhB gene encoding 2-oxoglutarate dehydrogenase complex dihydrolipoyllysine-residue succinyltransferase: protein MAEIEIKVPPVGESITEVTIGNWFKNDGDFVKMDEVICGLDSDKATFELTAEAEGTLHIKAQEGDTLNIGDLIATIDSAANGASNNAPKQDANAAKPEAAAPVEPAAEKVEDKAIEPAAVAKAPAAGGAAKLYEMKVPAVGESITEVTIASWSKKDGDHVEVDEILCELESDKATFELPAEAAGTLKIVGQEGETLSIGAVICTIEQGAGGSAAQPAAQNAGQTQNAGQGEKAYSEKHASPVAAKILAEKGIDPKDVNGSGSGGKIMKDDALKAGSKPAAAPQPASAPASKPAAAPAAAAPAGARSQRREKMSSLRKTIARRLVAVKNETAMLTTFNEVDMKPVMDLRNKFKDKFKEKHEVGLGFMSFFVKAVTVALKDFPVVNASIDGEELVYNDFADISVAVSTPRGLVVPVIRNAETLSFAAIEKEIVRLAVRARDGKLGMDEMSGGTFTITNGGTFGSMMSTPIINAPQSAILGMHNIVERAVVVDGQIVVRPIMYVALSYDHRTIDGKDSVSFLVRVKQLLEDPMRLLLDM, encoded by the coding sequence ATGGCTGAAATTGAAATAAAAGTACCGCCTGTTGGCGAGTCTATTACCGAGGTTACAATAGGAAATTGGTTCAAGAATGATGGTGATTTTGTTAAAATGGACGAAGTCATTTGTGGACTCGATTCAGATAAAGCTACTTTCGAATTGACCGCAGAGGCAGAAGGTACCCTGCATATCAAAGCACAGGAGGGCGATACGCTCAACATTGGCGACCTGATCGCAACGATAGATTCAGCTGCAAACGGAGCATCGAACAATGCACCTAAACAGGATGCAAACGCTGCCAAACCAGAAGCAGCTGCCCCGGTTGAGCCAGCCGCCGAAAAAGTGGAAGACAAAGCAATTGAACCTGCTGCTGTTGCCAAGGCTCCTGCTGCCGGAGGCGCTGCGAAACTATACGAAATGAAAGTCCCGGCTGTCGGTGAATCGATCACCGAGGTAACCATTGCTTCGTGGAGCAAAAAAGATGGTGACCATGTTGAAGTGGATGAAATTCTTTGCGAACTGGAATCTGATAAGGCGACTTTCGAGCTTCCTGCGGAGGCAGCGGGTACTTTGAAGATCGTGGGTCAGGAAGGTGAAACGCTTTCAATAGGTGCAGTAATTTGTACGATCGAGCAGGGAGCAGGCGGATCTGCTGCGCAGCCGGCTGCGCAGAATGCAGGACAGACGCAGAATGCGGGTCAGGGAGAAAAAGCTTATAGTGAAAAACACGCTTCTCCTGTCGCAGCCAAGATCCTTGCTGAAAAAGGAATTGATCCAAAAGATGTGAACGGATCGGGTTCCGGCGGAAAAATCATGAAAGATGACGCACTGAAAGCAGGCAGCAAACCAGCCGCCGCGCCTCAGCCAGCAAGTGCCCCGGCTTCTAAACCAGCTGCTGCTCCGGCCGCCGCTGCACCTGCGGGAGCAAGATCACAACGCAGAGAAAAAATGTCGTCGCTGCGTAAAACCATCGCACGCCGTTTGGTGGCTGTCAAAAATGAAACCGCCATGCTTACCACTTTCAATGAGGTAGACATGAAGCCGGTAATGGATCTGCGTAACAAATTCAAAGATAAATTCAAGGAGAAGCACGAAGTAGGCCTAGGTTTCATGTCGTTCTTTGTGAAGGCGGTGACCGTTGCTTTGAAAGATTTCCCGGTCGTGAATGCTTCTATCGACGGCGAAGAGCTGGTTTACAATGATTTCGCTGATATTTCAGTAGCAGTTTCCACCCCGCGCGGCCTGGTTGTTCCTGTGATCCGTAATGCAGAAACGCTTTCTTTCGCGGCAATCGAGAAAGAAATTGTCAGGCTCGCAGTACGGGCACGTGATGGAAAGCTTGGAATGGACGAAATGTCAGGCGGGACATTTACGATCACAAATGGAGGAACATTCGGTTCGATGATGTCGACACCGATTATCAACGCTCCTCAGTCGGCAATCCTCGGCATGCACAATATCGTGGAACGTGCGGTAGTAGTCGATGGTCAGATCGTCGTTCGTCCGATTATGTACGTGGCGCTTTCTTACGATCACCGTACGATCGACGGAAAAGATTCGGTAAGCTTCCTCGTTCGCGTGAAGCAGCTTTTGGAAGATCCGATGAGATTATTACTTGATATGTAA
- a CDS encoding GNAT family N-acetyltransferase gives MDQEVELRHFHRNMVERLAHLADNPKIAAHVRDNFPSPYSVADAHFWIDLCSKVNANAFQRAIYYGDEFVGGIGVLRQEDIHRNSAEIGYWLGEPYWGKNIATTALIRMTDWIFENTSINRLFAGVFETNRASMRVLEKAGYELEAVHRKAIIKNGAVLDEHLFVRLV, from the coding sequence ATGGACCAGGAAGTCGAGCTGAGGCATTTTCATCGCAATATGGTCGAAAGGCTGGCTCACCTGGCTGATAATCCTAAAATAGCGGCCCACGTCAGGGACAATTTTCCATCGCCTTACTCAGTCGCCGACGCGCATTTCTGGATTGATCTTTGTAGTAAAGTGAACGCAAACGCTTTTCAGCGGGCGATTTATTATGGGGATGAATTTGTTGGCGGGATAGGCGTGTTGCGGCAGGAGGATATTCACCGTAATAGTGCAGAAATAGGGTATTGGCTCGGCGAACCCTACTGGGGGAAAAACATAGCTACGACCGCATTAATCCGGATGACCGACTGGATTTTCGAAAATACATCCATTAACCGACTGTTCGCAGGCGTATTCGAAACCAACCGCGCATCGATGCGCGTGCTTGAAAAAGCAGGCTACGAACTGGAAGCAGTTCACCGCAAAGCAATTATCAAAAACGGCGCAGTACTTGACGAGCACCTGTTTGTCAGGCTCGTTTGA
- a CDS encoding NAD(P)/FAD-dependent oxidoreductase — protein sequence MAVTDYDYLIVGQGLAGTSLALHLLEMGKKVLVVGDASMPSSSKVAAGIFNPLTGKKLVKTWLADDLFPYADQFYKDLEAKFSCKLVYSMPIFRPFRSIEEQNTYLAQTADPAISQYIAADGRTDLSHYVESRFGGLEVIRAGWVDLPVFLEKGRDYLTEADSYIEKSFDMDDLSVGPECISWHDLSFGKVVFCQGFFGVNNHFFSWLPFTPVKGQILEVATEEVLPEYIVNQGIFMLPASRKVMRVGATYSWDPLNWEPTIQATEELNEKLQALLRIPYQITSAAAGVRPSVKDRRPLLGIHPDHANVCIFNGLGTKGVTLAPFFARQLAEHLENGKDLNPFVNIQRYFSLYFR from the coding sequence ATGGCTGTAACAGACTACGATTATCTGATTGTCGGGCAGGGCCTCGCAGGCACTTCGCTCGCACTGCATCTGCTCGAAATGGGCAAAAAGGTCCTGGTTGTCGGGGATGCTTCCATGCCGTCATCTTCGAAAGTAGCGGCCGGGATATTCAATCCTTTGACAGGCAAGAAATTGGTAAAAACCTGGCTGGCGGACGACCTTTTTCCATATGCCGATCAATTTTATAAGGATCTTGAAGCAAAGTTCAGCTGTAAGCTGGTTTATTCAATGCCCATTTTTCGGCCATTCAGATCGATTGAAGAACAAAACACGTATTTAGCACAAACCGCAGATCCGGCAATTTCACAGTACATTGCCGCGGACGGTCGAACCGATTTGTCGCATTATGTCGAGTCACGTTTTGGCGGCCTGGAAGTGATCCGTGCGGGTTGGGTGGATCTGCCTGTATTTCTGGAAAAAGGGCGCGACTATTTAACTGAGGCTGATTCCTATATTGAAAAGTCTTTTGATATGGACGATCTGTCTGTCGGTCCGGAGTGCATTTCCTGGCATGATCTGAGTTTCGGTAAAGTCGTTTTTTGTCAGGGTTTTTTTGGGGTAAATAATCATTTTTTCAGCTGGCTGCCATTTACGCCTGTCAAAGGGCAGATCCTGGAAGTTGCTACGGAGGAAGTTTTGCCGGAGTATATTGTAAACCAGGGAATATTTATGCTGCCAGCGAGCAGGAAGGTAATGCGGGTAGGTGCGACCTATTCCTGGGATCCCCTTAACTGGGAACCGACGATTCAGGCGACGGAAGAACTGAATGAAAAATTGCAGGCATTGCTGCGGATACCTTACCAGATCACATCCGCCGCTGCGGGTGTCAGGCCTTCGGTAAAGGACAGAAGGCCGCTGCTCGGTATCCACCCGGATCATGCCAATGTGTGCATATTCAATGGGTTAGGTACAAAAGGTGTAACGCTGGCGCCCTTTTTTGCCAGGCAGCTCGCTGAGCACCTTGAAAACGGTAAAGATTTGAATCCGTTCGTTAATATTCAGAGGTATTTTTCGTTATATTTCCGTTGA
- a CDS encoding 2-oxoglutarate dehydrogenase E1 component yields the protein MDKYTYIANSDASYIEELYNSYKQDATSVDEGWQKFFEGFDFFQKYPINGNGHASAAASGKEAATVGKADPGRIRKEMEVVHLIRGYRSRGHLMATTNPIQKRKDRRPQLDISDFNLGPEDLDTVFEAGVEVFGRPATLKEIVESLKTIYTRNIGFEYLYIRDREQKSWLRKKIEKEALNMDFSVDEKKHILSKLNEAVVFENFLHTKYLGQKRFSLEGGETTIPALDAMINKAAEMGVVEVMIGMAHRGRLNVLANIMQKTYGQIFNEFEGNLPDQVWGDGDVKYHMGFASQITTKDGNKVHLKLAPNPSHLEAVNPVVEGYIRARADGMYDSDYDRVLPVLIHGDAAVAGQGIVYEVTQMSALNGYYTGGTIHFVINNQVGFTTDFIDARSSIYCTDIAKIVDAPVLHVNGDDPEAVVYCMRLAVEYRQKFNKDIFIDMVCYRRHGHNEADEPKFTQPVLYKSIETHQNPREIYQKTLAERGDVDAQLAANMDKEFKQLLQERLDMVKQKTLPYTLPKLEQEWHTLRKSKPEDFEKSPETGVPLEILQKIGKALTTTPENFNRLKQIDKLLKDREQMIFDKKEVNWATAELLAYGSILVEGNIVRLSGQDVQRGTFSHRHAVLRDVETNAPYNSLQHIQEGQGPFMIYNSLLSEYGVLGFEFGYSMANPNALVIWEAQFGDFANGTQVIIDQFVTSSETKWDRWTGLVMLLPHGYEGQGPEHSNARPERYLQLSANYNLIVANVTTPANFFHLLRRQLKFPFRKPLVVMSPKSMLRHPLCISPMDSLVNGSFQETYGDTFADPKKVKKVLLCTGKLYYELYEKQQADKRDDVAIVRLEQMHPFPQTQIDAHLNQYPDAKVYWVQEEPFNMGGWTFMLRMYKGAKPLEVIARESSASPSTGFSKIHAKEQAEIISRAFE from the coding sequence ATGGATAAATACACTTATATAGCTAATTCCGACGCCTCTTACATAGAGGAATTGTACAATTCCTACAAGCAAGACGCCACCTCAGTCGACGAAGGTTGGCAGAAATTTTTCGAAGGTTTCGACTTCTTTCAGAAATATCCCATTAACGGCAACGGACATGCCAGCGCAGCGGCTTCGGGCAAAGAAGCTGCCACTGTTGGAAAGGCCGATCCCGGCAGGATACGCAAGGAAATGGAGGTTGTCCATTTGATTCGCGGATATCGGTCACGCGGCCACTTAATGGCCACGACTAACCCGATTCAGAAAAGAAAAGACCGTCGCCCACAACTTGATATCTCTGATTTTAACCTCGGTCCGGAGGATCTGGATACTGTTTTTGAAGCAGGAGTTGAAGTTTTTGGACGACCCGCGACCTTGAAAGAGATCGTGGAATCACTCAAAACGATCTACACAAGAAATATCGGTTTTGAATATCTCTATATCCGGGATCGCGAGCAAAAAAGCTGGCTTCGCAAGAAAATCGAGAAGGAAGCATTGAATATGGATTTCTCGGTAGATGAGAAAAAGCATATTTTGTCGAAACTCAATGAGGCGGTTGTATTCGAGAATTTCCTGCATACAAAATACCTCGGACAAAAGCGTTTTTCACTGGAAGGAGGGGAAACCACCATTCCGGCGCTGGACGCAATGATCAACAAAGCGGCCGAAATGGGCGTGGTAGAAGTGATGATCGGAATGGCCCACCGCGGTCGTCTGAACGTGCTGGCAAATATCATGCAAAAGACCTACGGACAGATATTCAACGAGTTCGAAGGTAACCTGCCGGATCAGGTCTGGGGAGACGGTGACGTGAAATACCACATGGGTTTTGCCAGCCAGATCACTACCAAAGACGGAAACAAGGTCCATCTTAAATTGGCGCCTAACCCTTCTCACCTGGAAGCAGTTAACCCGGTAGTGGAAGGCTACATCCGAGCCCGCGCCGACGGCATGTATGATAGTGACTATGACCGTGTGCTTCCCGTTTTGATTCACGGTGATGCAGCAGTTGCAGGTCAGGGGATTGTGTATGAGGTAACTCAAATGTCTGCGTTAAATGGTTATTACACAGGTGGTACCATTCACTTTGTGATCAATAACCAGGTAGGTTTTACTACTGACTTTATTGATGCCAGGTCAAGCATTTACTGTACTGATATTGCCAAGATCGTTGACGCTCCTGTATTGCACGTGAATGGGGATGATCCGGAGGCGGTCGTTTATTGCATGCGTCTGGCCGTGGAATATCGCCAGAAATTCAATAAGGATATTTTTATCGATATGGTCTGCTACCGTCGCCACGGGCACAATGAAGCGGACGAACCGAAATTTACACAGCCGGTTCTTTACAAGTCGATTGAAACGCATCAGAATCCAAGAGAAATATATCAGAAAACGCTTGCAGAGCGTGGGGATGTAGATGCACAGCTGGCAGCTAATATGGACAAGGAGTTCAAGCAGCTTTTGCAGGAACGCCTTGACATGGTAAAGCAAAAAACATTGCCTTACACCCTGCCAAAACTCGAACAGGAGTGGCATACATTGCGTAAATCGAAACCGGAAGATTTTGAGAAATCACCAGAGACCGGCGTGCCTCTTGAAATTCTTCAGAAAATAGGTAAAGCGCTGACGACAACTCCTGAGAATTTTAACAGATTAAAACAGATTGACAAACTGCTCAAAGACCGTGAGCAGATGATTTTTGACAAAAAAGAAGTGAACTGGGCAACTGCCGAGCTGCTCGCTTACGGTTCTATATTAGTTGAAGGAAATATTGTCAGATTAAGCGGGCAGGATGTGCAGCGCGGTACATTCTCGCATCGTCATGCGGTGTTAAGGGATGTGGAAACAAATGCGCCTTATAACAGCCTTCAGCATATCCAGGAAGGCCAGGGGCCATTTATGATTTACAACTCGCTGCTTTCCGAATATGGAGTTCTGGGTTTTGAATTCGGCTATTCAATGGCGAATCCGAATGCCCTGGTGATCTGGGAAGCGCAATTTGGAGACTTTGCAAATGGTACCCAGGTGATCATTGACCAGTTTGTGACTTCAAGTGAGACCAAGTGGGACCGCTGGACAGGCCTGGTAATGCTATTGCCGCACGGATACGAAGGTCAGGGGCCGGAGCACTCCAATGCCCGTCCTGAAAGATATTTGCAGCTTTCAGCCAATTACAACCTGATTGTTGCGAACGTGACGACACCGGCCAACTTCTTCCACCTGCTGCGCCGCCAGTTGAAATTTCCGTTCCGCAAACCGCTCGTGGTTATGTCGCCGAAATCGATGCTGCGCCACCCGCTGTGTATTTCACCTATGGACAGTTTGGTGAACGGCTCGTTCCAGGAAACTTACGGGGATACTTTCGCTGATCCTAAAAAAGTCAAAAAAGTGTTGCTGTGTACCGGGAAGCTATATTACGAACTTTACGAAAAGCAGCAGGCAGATAAGAGGGACGACGTTGCAATTGTGCGTCTTGAACAAATGCATCCCTTCCCGCAAACTCAGATCGACGCGCATCTGAATCAATATCCGGATGCAAAAGTATATTGGGTTCAGGAAGAACCTTTCAATATGGGTGGATGGACGTTCATGTTGCGGATGTATAAAGGTGCAAAACCTTTGGAAGTAATCGCCCGTGAATCAAGCGCTTCTCCTTCGACAGGTTTCTCGAAAATCCATGCGAAAGAGCAGGCTGAGATTATTAGCAGAGCTTTTGAATGA
- a CDS encoding lactate utilization protein B, translated as MSKTIMEHSEASEVFNRDEPYVNWHDETLWFVRQKRDRSSKLLPEWEALRETASQIKNYVLSNLDELLVQFEEKAKENGVHVHWAANAAEHNEIVLNLLKQHGITAMVKSKSMLTEECHMNEFLTKNGIDVIDTDLGERIVQLRQEPPSHIVLPAIHLKKKDIGDLFHEHLGTEAGATDPQYLTEAARQHLRDKFMTRRAALTGVNFAIAETGGFVVATNEGNADMGAHLADIHIACMGFEKMIPKQEHLGVFLRLLARSATGQPVTTYNSHFKKPREGQEMHIVIVDNGRTTQLGREDFRNSLKCIRCGACMNTCPVYRRSGGHSYHNAVAGPIGSILAPNLDMTKYADLPFASTLCGSCSNVCPVKIDIHDQLYKWRQVLAKGGHVPQTKGIGIRAMSMVLSQPRFYQWSGRLGRSVMRTMPFVVNNSLNPWYKQRDVPEPPKESFRDWYVRNRKE; from the coding sequence ATGTCTAAAACAATCATGGAGCATTCCGAGGCTTCGGAAGTCTTCAACAGGGATGAACCGTATGTCAACTGGCATGACGAAACACTCTGGTTTGTGCGCCAGAAGCGGGATAGGTCATCCAAGCTACTACCCGAGTGGGAGGCGCTCCGCGAGACAGCCTCGCAGATCAAAAATTACGTGTTATCTAATCTGGATGAGCTGTTGGTTCAGTTCGAGGAGAAGGCAAAGGAAAACGGCGTACATGTACATTGGGCCGCCAATGCGGCGGAACATAACGAAATCGTACTGAACCTGCTCAAGCAGCACGGCATTACCGCCATGGTGAAAAGTAAATCCATGCTGACGGAAGAATGTCACATGAACGAATTTTTAACAAAGAATGGCATTGACGTAATCGATACCGACCTGGGCGAAAGGATCGTGCAGCTCCGCCAAGAGCCTCCGAGCCACATTGTTTTACCGGCCATACATTTAAAAAAGAAAGATATCGGAGATCTTTTCCACGAACATCTGGGAACAGAAGCCGGCGCAACCGATCCGCAATATCTGACCGAGGCCGCGCGCCAGCATTTGCGAGACAAATTCATGACCCGGCGCGCCGCACTGACCGGCGTTAATTTTGCCATTGCGGAAACGGGCGGGTTTGTAGTTGCTACCAATGAAGGAAATGCAGATATGGGGGCTCATTTGGCGGACATACATATTGCCTGCATGGGTTTCGAGAAGATGATCCCGAAACAGGAACATTTGGGCGTATTTCTAAGATTGTTGGCTAGAAGTGCGACTGGCCAGCCGGTTACTACTTACAACAGTCATTTCAAAAAGCCGCGCGAGGGCCAGGAAATGCATATCGTTATTGTAGATAACGGCCGGACTACACAGCTGGGGCGCGAGGATTTTCGTAACTCCCTTAAATGCATTCGTTGCGGCGCCTGCATGAATACCTGCCCGGTATACCGGAGGAGCGGCGGGCACAGCTACCACAATGCCGTCGCCGGCCCGATCGGCTCTATCCTGGCGCCCAACCTGGATATGACCAAATATGCAGACCTGCCTTTTGCAAGTACGTTATGCGGAAGCTGCTCTAATGTTTGTCCTGTTAAAATTGATATCCACGATCAGCTTTATAAATGGCGGCAGGTACTGGCGAAGGGCGGGCATGTGCCGCAAACCAAGGGAATCGGAATCCGCGCGATGTCGATGGTACTGTCACAACCTCGGTTTTATCAGTGGTCGGGGAGGCTGGGCCGGTCAGTGATGCGTACGATGCCTTTTGTTGTCAACAACAGCCTGAATCCCTGGTACAAGCAACGGGATGTGCCTGAGCCGCCGAAGGAGAGTTTCCGCGACTGGTACGTTCGTAACCGTAAAGAGTGA
- a CDS encoding (Fe-S)-binding protein translates to MNYSSLKIGLFIPCYVDQFYPQVGIATLELLEKLGCQVTFPTNQTCCGQPMANSGFEHLSRPCDNLFFDLFADCDYVVSPSGSCVLHIKEHLKADNKADESKVLRKKVYELVEFITDILKIEHIEAEFPYRVGLHQGCHGQRGLHLSQMSELNAEPFSKPVFLLKQVKGLQLIDLDRTDECCGFGGTFCVSEEAVSVKMGKDRVSDHIRHNAEFITGSDMSCLMHLGGILKRGNSNVQIKHIAEILNSAVKQIPEPIA, encoded by the coding sequence ATGAATTACTCAAGCCTCAAAATCGGATTATTTATACCCTGCTATGTGGACCAGTTTTATCCGCAGGTCGGAATAGCTACCCTGGAATTGCTGGAAAAACTGGGCTGCCAGGTTACTTTTCCAACGAATCAAACCTGCTGCGGACAGCCGATGGCGAACTCCGGCTTCGAACACCTATCCCGGCCCTGCGACAATCTTTTCTTCGACCTTTTTGCAGATTGTGATTACGTGGTATCGCCCTCAGGAAGCTGTGTTCTTCATATTAAAGAACATTTGAAAGCGGATAATAAAGCTGACGAATCGAAGGTACTAAGGAAGAAAGTGTACGAACTCGTGGAGTTCATCACAGACATTTTAAAAATAGAACATATTGAGGCCGAATTCCCGTATCGGGTAGGCCTGCACCAGGGTTGCCACGGGCAGCGCGGGCTTCATCTCTCGCAAATGTCGGAACTGAATGCGGAGCCGTTTTCAAAACCTGTTTTCTTATTGAAGCAGGTAAAGGGATTGCAGCTGATCGATCTGGACAGGACTGACGAATGCTGCGGTTTTGGGGGTACTTTTTGTGTGAGTGAGGAAGCGGTTTCCGTGAAAATGGGGAAAGACAGGGTCTCAGACCATATCCGGCATAATGCGGAATTCATTACCGGTTCTGATATGAGCTGTTTGATGCATTTGGGCGGAATCCTGAAAAGAGGCAATTCCAATGTGCAGATCAAACATATTGCCGAAATTCTCAACAGTGCCGTAAAACAAATACCGGAACCCATCGCGTGA